In Lolium rigidum isolate FL_2022 chromosome 3, APGP_CSIRO_Lrig_0.1, whole genome shotgun sequence, the genomic window GCTGATGGTGAGCGGCGCAACACAACACGTTCATCACGACGGCAAGTTGGGCGAGACCGATTGCCACATCGTCGCGGATGCAATAACAAGGTCGAGTATGTTGGCCGTCGCGGCGTGGGCAATCTCGGCGAGTCGTGTGACGTGAGGTTGTGAGGAGGAGCTTGCTAACCAACACCACCACGTTGCTGTTGCCCATTGAAATGCGTGTCTTCGTCAGCCGTCGTAAACTGCGAAACCAAACTAGCCAAAATCACCAGTATGTAGATATTTAGTAGTGACTTCGTTTATCTCAAGACCCACCGTATAAACTTCTTGAACCCCATCTCTCGGAGGTGCTTATAGGGTAGTGTGTGCGTGTACGTGATAATAAAAGTGAGCATATTTACGTATTTGCAAGGGTCTGTATTATGTTTGTTAAAGAAAAAATTAATAAAAGTGTGACACGTCTAAAAAAAAAGAGTTTTCACAGCGTGAGACTGACAGACGGAGCCCACGCAGGTAACGACTTCTCCTTGCTTTCCCCGTGCAGCAAAGCATCTCTCGCGACACGAAGTCCTGGACCAACAGCTGCGACTGCGAGCGAACCGAGGAGGACACCGCAACCGCCGGATCCGGCCCCGTCCCCATCCCCATCCCCGCCGGCTGCAGCCGATCGCCGCCTTCCGAATCCGACCCCGGTCCCcgttccacgccgccgccgccgcgggaagCGCCGGCCATGGGCTGCTCCTCCTCCGTGCCAGGTTAGTTGATCTTCCCCTTTTCGATTCAATTCGTTCTTCGTCTGATAGTGGCCTGCTGCGGGCGCCGTGCCTCGAGTGTTAGGGTAGATGTCTGATGCTGTTCGTAGCTTTAATTCGAGCCTCGATCGGTATTTATGTTTTCCCGGCTGGGGTTGATGCCTCCTAATATTGGTCAGGCCACATATTTTCCTCAATTTTGTTGAGTAGAGAACACTCTTCAACTGCCGGTGATAAATCCGTAGGATCCGTTAGAACGGCGTGTCCGCGCTGTCTCCGCAGATGGAGTGCGAGAGTTTGCAGCTGGAGCAGAGGAATTAGTCAACTACTTACCGTATTTTCATGCGTGCAGCTGCTGGAAGTACCGGAGCGCTGAGGAACATCGACGGCAGCTCTTCTGCTACTGACTCAAACGAGTTGCGTGCAAAGGTACCTTTCCCCCCCCTTCTGTCCGCCTGCTTATGTTGTCGTTGCTTGCGGTACCAGGACAAGCTTTTGCAAGTATTTGCAACCATAGTTTCCCCTTGCATGACATTAGAGCCAACAATTAATTTAAGCCACACCGTACGGTAGTGTACAGAAGACAGACCATTGGCAAGATTCAGAAATATGATGGCTTGGAAACAACATCCAGAACATGCTATTTTCCTTCTGCACCGTGATCTGGATAATAATTCCTATAGGGTCTAGTGTATATGAATTGGTAGTATTCTGCATCGGCCTAATAGGTCAACTGAACCTCGTCACCTATTTCCATGTGTACTACTACTTATATACCCCTTCAGCAAAATACAGTGAGATACACTGCATTGATGTTTGTATCATTTACTTGTGCCTACACTTAATATTTATAAGTGAAACTGGAAATCATTTTAGTATGGACAAGCTCTGTTGTACAAGGTGGGAATCATGCAGTTGCTCTGCTCAACATTTTTGCTCTAGGATATCTGGTGTTGTACTGGATGATTTTGGACATTTCTGTGGCCAATAAAATAGAATCTGTCAGCTGCTTCATGCGTCCATTCTTTAACTATTCCACTATTGATTTGATCTGACATACATATTAGTGTAACACCTTTCTGGGTAGGCATTGATCCCCATGGGGCAGGATATGCCTATATAGGGCTGCAAGTGGGGCGGGTTGCGGGACAACAAATTGTACTAGCTCTTCTTTAAATCTGACTCAATCTGTAACCAGGTTTGCTCTAATTTTGCTGTTTGCGGGACTTTGCGGGCGCGCCGCTTGCAACCCTAGGCCTATATGTCCTAGCTTGTTTATGTGTGGATGTTTTTAAAATTTTGCATAATTCATGAGCAAGGTACCTTCCCCCCCTCTGTCTGCGCCTGCTTATATTGTCGTTGCTTGCGGTATCAGGACAAGCAATTGCAAGTATTTGCAACACCATAGTTTCCCCTTGCATGACATTAGAGCCAACAATTAATTTAAGCCACACCGTCCGGTAGTGTACAGAAGACAGACCATTGGCCAGATTCAGATATATGATAGCTTGGAACAACATGTAAAATGTACTAACTTTTTCTTCTTCACTCTTCATCTGGATAAGAATTCCTCTAGGGTCTAGTGTATGTGGATTGGTAGTATTCTGCGTCAGCTTATCAGGTCAACTGAACTTCGTCCACCTATTTCTATGTGTACTATATAATATGCCCCTTCAGTAGAATACAGCGAAATACATTGCATCGATGTTTGTATCGTCTACTTGTTGCCTACCGTAATATTTATATGTTCTGTCTTATTGTTATAAGTGAAACTGGAAATCATTTTAGTACGGACAAGCTCTTTTGTACAAGGTGGGAATCATGCTGTTGCTCAGCTCAACATTTTTAGTCTAGGATATCTGGTGTTTTTTTTAGCGTGAATATCTCGTGTTGTACTGGATGATTTTGGATATTTGGGTGGCCAATAAAATAGAATCTGTCAGCTGCTTCATGCGGCTGTTCTTTAACTATTCCACAATTAATTTGATCTAACATTCATATTAGTGCAACACCTCTCTGGGTAGTACTGATTCCCATGGGGCAGGATATACCTATATGTGCATACACATAGCGTGTTTGGATGTTCTTTAAAATTTGGTATGTTCCATGACCAAGGTGCCACATTAAGCTTTGGTTCAATTGTCAATAAACATAAGATGTAAACCATACCATTTGACATTTGTTGCTTGTACATGTTTTGACAACCTCCAAACAATATGTTTGAAACATTTTATCATTTTACACAAAACTACATTGTTGTTGTTTGAACAGACTCCTGTTTTTTTCATCCTGGGAATGTGACTCTTTTTGATAGCATGACAAAAATAGAAGCGGAGATATATTTATGCACATGAACGATTTGAAACTCTGTTTTCCTTCTGTCCAGTAATTTATTTCATGGTTGGCCCTGTTGAACGCATGTATCGTGTCTAATGATGGTTAGTGGCTCTGTTTGATGTTCTCATTATCTTCACGTTGCAGCTGGTATTGCTCGGGGACTCAGGTGTTGGAAAAAGCTGCATCGTCCTTCGATTTGTTCGTGGCCAGTTCGATCCGACTTCCAAGGTAACTGAAATGTTCCTTGACTTGGTTGCGTTTCTCTCGCTTCAGAAGTtccattatttatttatttattttaaaataattttagGTAACTGTTGGTGCATCGTTTTTATCGCAAACATTGGCATTGGAGGATTCGACAATAGTGAAGTTTGAAATCTGGGATACCGCTGGACAAGAGAGGTACatatattttttttctttgctGTAACCATCTTATAATGATAGGTATTTAACAAGTTGTTGAGAAGTCATGACTGATAAGATAACCTGTCAATTTCAGGTATGCTGCCTTGGCACCTCTTTATTACAGGGGAGCTGCTGCTGCTATTATTGCCTATGATATAACTAATCCAGAATCATTTAAGAAAGCACAATATTGGGTGAAGGTGAACTATGCTAACTCTCTTTTATTCAGTTCTTTGCTGTCCATTCCTTTAGTACTAGATTTTCTTATGCTCAATACTCTAAGACTACTATTTAAAATATGTTGGAGATGACCATGTTCTATCTGGATAATTCCTGCATAACAGAATTGGTTGTGGACATAATCGAAGTGTACCTTACAAATTAGAAGTTGTCAAGTCCGTTATGTATCCCATTGTCTCAATTCAGTTTGGCTGCTGTGTATTCAAATTTCCCTTTTATATTTCCTATACTGCAGGAACTTCAAAAACATGGTAATTCTGGTATTATCATGGTTCTGGTTGGTAACAAAGCTGATCTACATGAAAGTCGAAGTGTAGCTTCTCAGGTATGAGCATATACTTCGTTGTGAAGTCGCAAcgattacttttgttttgatgaTATTGTGCACTTTCTGAAGGATGCGCAAGAGTATGCGGAGAAgaatagcatgcttttcatggaGACGTCAGCAAAAACAGCTGATAATATAAATCAAGTATTCGAGGTATGCTTCTGAGTACATCTGGCAACTTTATTATGCATAATGTAGAAGATGAGCAGTTAATAAGTTATACTAGCTGGTTAACAATTGTAGTGATAATTGCGGTGTTTTTTTTGACAAAGTAATCAAATCTAATGTCTCAAAGCCTTAGACTTcagaaattttgaatttttatcaAATCATTTATGGATGAGTCATCTCATGGACCAGAACTACATGGAACAACCAATATCAACTCATACCTTCTCATTTTGTTTTTTATaatcttaattttttttttctcgagAGGCCAGTTACTCAAAACAATTCTAGGGGTTTGTCACAATTTTTAAATGCTTCTCTTATGTTAAATTCCCCGCTTAAACTTTGCATCTGTATTACTACTGCCATGGAGAACACTTTGTCAACGTCATCCTAACGAATTCATGTTCCTGGGACAGGAAATTGCAAAGAGGTTACCCAAGCCAACAACGTCGTGATGAACAGCGCTGGTGTATACTGCAGAGTGTGCGAGCGAGTGACACACACAGAAGTCTGCGCCCATGTAAAGTTTGATGCGAATCCATACGAGAGTCTGGGCATTGCTTGAAAACAGAGGATAATGTAAAGCTTTCGTGTCAACTGTATTATAAACCGACCGTGTTAACTGCAGAAAGAATCTTTTGTTTAGTTTTTTCGGAGACGAATCATACATAGCCTAAAGGCGAAGTTGCTGGCCATGCTATCCGCAGGCAGCGTGACGCGTCCATGGCCTGTACTGTTTACGCTTGAACGAGTGATTTCATCAATGGCCTGTACTGTTTACGCCATTCCATAGGCGTTCGAGCATTATTTCCAAGCAATTTAGCTCACTTTTTCGTAGTACGATGTTACACCAAATTTCTTGGCTTCTTCTACGAATCCTGTTGTCCAGTTCATGTATTCCCTAGTAACCGGAGCATTCTCTGTGTCCCAAATAATTGACTCAGTTTTGTACCAAGTTCCAAATAATTGACTTAGGCTTGTCTAAAATAATATACTACATCCATACCAGTGGATCTAAACACTACTCACTCTGATTCATATTAGTTGCCACCAATGTAGATGtatttagatatattttagttctagatacatccatactagtggcAATTAATATAAACGAGAAGGATAAATAAATCAGATGATGGTtttggaaacggaaagataattcGATTCCACGAACAGCACGGTTACAAGCTATCCTTCGTCGTGAAGATACCAAACTTGTGAAGGGAGATCATCTTGCATCCGACTCCGATCCAACAACTATTTCCTTCTTTACACACGAGTCGAGCACACCTTCTAGAGCCTTCCACGTGTACCCCACCGGCCGCTCCCCCGACCAGGACTCCGAGCCCCACCTCACTGAGCGGTGGGCCACGGTGAGACCCGGCCCCGCACGTCATGGAGTCCGGGTACAACTCGCTCGCCGAGCCGGGGTGAATCCCAAACCCCTCTTCCAAGAAAGAAGCTATATAGGTAAACAAATCCCCCGGCCTGCCTCCTCACTTGTTTTTCGCACGCCGGAACAATATCTCGCTCCCACCGCTCCCCGCAACAACCACCCGGAGCCGCCGAGACCTAGCCCCGCCGCCAGCCGCCGGCGAGCCCGCGACCATGGCGACCCCGACCCCGCAGGGCgaggcctcctcctccgatccgtAAGTCCCCGCGCCCCGATCTGCCCCCCGCCGCTCCCGATCTGTCCGGCGGATCTCTCTTTCTTGATTTTTCTGACCTGGGGGGATTTGCTCTGCAGGAAGGGGGCGAAGAAGGACTACTCGACGGCGATCCTCGAGAGGAAGAAGTCGCCCAAccgcctcgtcgtcgacgaggccacCAATGACGACAACTCCGTCGTCGCGCTCCACCCCGACACCATGGAGCGCCTCCAGCTCTTCCGCGGCGACACCGTCCTCCTCAAGGTACCCCCCGCCCGCGCTCCttccctccccctctctctctccaggTCCAAATCCGGGGGCCTCGGTTGTTGATTACGCCGCCGATCTAGAGATTCCGGTGTCGTTTAGAGCGATGCAGGTGGCTGGCGGGGCGGGTTAAGAGCCTAGGCCGCGAATCTGTGGGAAAAACCGTAGCTTTTCTCGGTTTAGCCGCCCCTGTTTGATTTGGTTGGTGGAAAAATTTAGTCTTTGCCGAGGAATTGTTAGGGATCTACTCGCTGCTGCCTAGCTCTAGCTATTCAGATTACTACTGTCTTGTTGTGGTGAAAAGGTCTTAGATTCCGAGGCAGGTCTCAAGATTGCAGTTTGTTCCGGGTTACAAAGTTGTTGTAGGAATTTTACGGTGGGGGGCCTTCAGTTATTAGTAGGAGTACATGGTGTTTCCTTGGTAGAGCTTCCAGTCTGCAACTATGTCATCTTTAGCGCATAACCTAGCTCATTAGCCCTGGTCAGACCAAGTAACCGATCTACTAAGTTTCAAACTGTGCTCTGGGTAACTgtatatctttatctttcttAGGTAATTATTCACCATCTAGGGTACAAATAACTATGCAAGCTAACTTGTGCGACTAGATAACTGAGATAGAAGTTAAAAAAACTAAAGCTTTCTTGTTTCTCCTAATAGCGTCTGCGAATATGCTTGGTTTGTGTTGTCACTGCAGACATGGATTTTATTTCGCAATTTAGGTGTTTCAGTGTTCATCATGCTCTGCAATTCTTACTGCAGTGGGTAGTGCAACAATTATTCTGTCTTAATGGTTCCATCCATTGCCCCAGACGTGTAGTGGGACATGTTTGTTGATTTATGGATGCTTTTCTGTACTGGCCCCTACGTCATAATTCCTCTGTCTGCATGCTAGGTAGTTCCTAATTAGTGCCCGCTAACTTTTCTCATCACTGTCTTGCAGGGTAAGAAGAGAAAGGACACAATCTGCATTGTGCTTGCAGATGACACATGTGAGGAGCCAAAGGTCAGGATGAACAAGACCGTCAGGAAGAACTTGAGAGTGAGACTTGGCGACGTGGTGTCTGTCCATCAATGCCCAGATGTCAAGTACGGCAAGCGTGTGCACATTCTTCCTATTGATGACACGGTTGAAGGCATTACTGGGAACTTGTTTGATGCCTTCTTGAAGCGTGAGTTTTCTTTATCACCAACATACCATTGTAAAGATGTCTGACATAGATTTCTGCTTTTCTTTTGTCGGGGCCTAAGTTAGTTAACCTCCAATACTTTTGCGTAACATTATCATACTATCTGGGTTATTCAATTGAAGCTGTTTACAAGTCTGTTAATGAGTGCAGAGATAACTTTACTTATTTCTCAACTTGTGTAGTATAGTACTGCTAAATTTTCTCATAATGTGGCATTGTAGTCTATCATCTCAACTATCACCACAACAATCAAGTTTGTAGTGAGATTGCTGCCAAACTATATATATATTAGAAATTTTTGATATACTTTATGCTACACTTTTTGCAATTTTCTAGTCTCTTTGATTGCATCCAGTCCCTTCAACTAATCTTGTATTCATCTGGTTCTTTTCAGCATACTTCCTTGAAGCTTACCGCCCTTTGAGAAAGGGAGATCTTTTCCTTGTGAGGGGTGGAATGAGGAGTGTGGAATTCAAAGTTATAGAGACTGACCCTGCAGAGTATTGCATCGTCGCACCTGACACTGAGATATTCTGTGATGGTGAGCCTATTAAGAGGGAAGACGAGGAAAGGCTCGATGAGGTTGGCTATGATGATGTTGGTGGGGTTAGGAAGCAAATGGCCCAGATCAGAGAACTGGTTGAACTCCCACTGCGTCATCCTCAGCTCTTCAAGTCTATTGGCGTGAAGCCTCCTAAGGGCATATTGCTGTTTGGACCACCTGGCTCTGGCAAGACCCTTATCGCTAGAGCTGTTGCTAATGAAACTGGTGCATTCTTCTTTCTGATTAATGGCCCAGAAATTATGTCCAAGCTAGCAGGAGAAAGTGAGAGCAATCTCAGGAAGGCATTTGAAGAAGCTGAGAAGAATGCACCATCAATCATTTTCATTGATGAGATCGATTCGATTGCCCCAAAGAGAGAGAAGACCAATGGAGAGGTTGAGAGGCGTATTGTTTCACAGCTGTTGACTCTTATGGATGGGCTCAAGTCCCGTGCACATGTTATTGTTATGGGCGCTACAAACCGCCCAAACAGTATTGATCCTGCCCTCAGAAGATTTGGTAGATTTGATCGGGAGATTGACATTGGTGTCCCTGATGAAGTTGGGCGCCTGGAAGTTCTCCGGATTCACACCAAAAACATGAAGTTGGCTGAAGATGTGAGCAATCTTTGATAATAGTTTTTGAATTTCATGGTTTTCTAGATAATTGCTCATTTGATggaacctttccatgattgacctcTGTAATTGTATTGCAGGTTGAACTGGAACACATTTCAAGAGACACCCATGGGTATGTTGGTGCTGATCTCGCTGCTCTTTGCACTGAGGCTGCTCTCCAGTGCATTCGTGAGAAAATGGATATTATAGATCTTGATGATGAGACCATTGATGCTGAGATTCTGAACTCAATGGCTGTGACGAACGACCATTTCAAGACTGCATTAACAACAAGCAACCCATCTGCTCTCCGTGAAACTGTGAGTATCTCTTTGGGTCTATTTCCTGTCTCGGATTTTTTTACATATGTATGGCTGTTTTGCACATGTTCTGTAGTTCTTACCTATCTTTTGAAAATCAGGTTGTTGAAGTTCCCAATGTCTCTTGGGAAGATATTGGTGGTCTGGAGAATGTCAAGAGGGAGTTACAGGAGGTATTTATCGTCCTTTCCTTTATCTCTACTCTgaagctattttgttatagctgtAACTTGGTGTATAACATAAATGAAATTCTTGCAGACTGTCCAATACCCTGTGGAGCATCCAGAGAAATTCGAGAAGTTTGGCATGTCTCCTTCCAAAGGTGTTTTGTTCTACGGCCCTCCTGGTTGTGGTAAAACCCTGTTGGCGAAGGCAATTGCTAATGAGTGCCAGGCTAACTTCATCAGTATCAAGGGACCTGAGCTGCTTACCATGTGGTTTGGAGAGAGTGAGGCTAATGTGCGTGAGATCTTTGACAAGGCTAGGGGTCAGCGCCATGTGTCCTCTTCTTTGATGAGCTTGACTCGATTGCTACCCAGGTCAGTCTCTCTTTTTTTCTCTTATGTATGTGCTGCTGTGGCCACTGAGTGAGTGTTACTTGTCTGTATTTCTTATTTGCTGATATCTCTGAACCATATTGCAGAGAGGAAGCAGTGTTGGGGATGCTGGAGGTGCTGCTGATAGAGTCCTCAACCAGCTCCTGACTGAGATGGATGGCATGAACGCCAAGAAAACTGTGTTCATCATCGGTGCCACCAACAGGCCTGACATCATTGACCCTGCGCTGCTTAGGCCAGGGCGTCTTGATCAGCTTATCTACATCCCTCTTCCTGATGTTGAGTCGAGGCTCCAGATCTTCAAGGCTTGCCTCAGGAAGTCCCCTGTGGCCAAGGATGTTGATCTGGATGCTCTCGCCAAGTACACCCAAGGGTtcagtggtgctgatatcactgAAATTTGCCAGCGTTCTTGCAAATATGCCATCAGGGAAAACATCGAAAAGGTaccagcaatttactttgaattgATCTGGCAGTACTGCACCTTCTGGTGAACAAATTCTACTGACTTTATACCTGTGATCTTATGAATGGAACTCACCTTTGCAGGACATCGAAAGGGAGAGGCGGAAGAAGGACAACCCTGAAGCCATGGAGGAAGACGAGACTGATGAGATTGCTGAGATCAGGGCTGCTCACTTTGAAGAGTCGATGAAGTATGCGCGCCGTAGTGTGAGCGACGCCGACATCCGGAAGTACCAGGCCTTTGCCCAGACTCTGCAGCAATCCCGTGGATTTGGCAGCGAGTTCCGGTTCCCTGACGCTCCTGCTTCAGGCGCAGCCGCTGCTGCAGATCCTTTTGCGTCATCAGCCGCTGCGGCGGAGGATGATGATTTATATAGCTAGATCCTGTTGCTGTACCATTAACTTACAGACGATTTCCTTTCCTTCATACACTCGTTATGTCATGCTTTGTATGGAAGACGCGGGCAGACAACGTACTTATTTAAGTTGATATTGGGATGCACTGATAATCTGCTGGTTATTTGCTCTGTCGTCTTGAATTTGTTTTCTACCCTACTGAAAAACAAGTACTCGTGATTTTGAGGTTATCCTGGCTGACCACAAACTTCACTTATCCTGTTCTCACTCTGCGTACCTCACGATATTCATCGGGCAGGGTAACGCGCCATCCCCCACCATTAGCCACAAGTCAATGACATTTCTCGGTGCCTCCGCCCACGGAGAGAGAGCGTATCACCCATTTGCTTTTTCTCCCAAATCCTCTGTCCCCGTTGCTTTGATCCTGGCCCCTACCTTGTCGGCGCCGCCATCCACCACACCCAGCACCACCCGCGCCTCCCCATCGCACGCTTCCACTCTGTTCCTTGTTACTGCTTCACAAGAGCCACCGCTTCTGGCCGGCTCCGGCCGCTTCCGCCGCCCCCCTCTCACTGGCATGACACCGTATCGAACTCCTACATTGATTTCCCACCGAGTCGCACCTCCTCCAGGTCCATCGCACCGCTGATGCACCTCGATAGCGGAACCCAAGCTCGGTAGTGGATGTGGTGGATGCAACGTTGGTCGCATGGTGGGAGCACGGACACGATGGAAGAGGATCTGGCTGTGGGACGGTTCTCCTCATCCCGCGATAACGACGACGAGAGGCGCACACTACAGTAGGGCAAGAGGGCGGTTTCCCTTCATTCCCGTCAAGCTATGGTTCCATTTGTTACTAAGGCGAGTATGAGAAATCATATTAGTTCTTCACAattttgcttatgatcctgtcgtTATTGAGCTAGATGTTTGATGTAGTTTTAATTTTTTGTGGGCATGGGCCGTGATTTCTGCATCTAGTGATGCATATGTGGTTTCTACCTTGCAAACTGATGAACAAATGTTTGCTGCAATAACACAGGCTTGTTGGATTCAGCAAGGAGAAGTTACTTTGTTGTATTACCTGTTGTTTATCCTCTGTTATCCATGTTATCTCATTTTAACTACTATTGTGTTTTGCTTTTCCTTGCCATGTATGTAAGCATTGAATATAAGTGGTAGTTTGCTTCAATTGCAGTGTGCACCCGGAAGGGGTCGTTTTTCATAGATGATCCTATATCAGTTCATTTATAGATGTATATTACGTATCTGTGAGATGGTAGCTCCTAGTTGTAGATGTATATTACCTTCAATCTCAGTGTAACTTGTCTTATACATATGTGTATATCAGGACTAGGTGGATGTATGTTCCGTTTATACTGGATCCATCTTAGTTTCTAATGTTAGCTtctatatgcatataaaatgctGATATCTAGATGTAAAATACTCACTCAGTCCAT contains:
- the LOC124701449 gene encoding ras-related protein RABF1-like, yielding MGCSSSVPAAGSTGALRNIDGSSSATDSNELRAKLVLLGDSGVGKSCIVLRFVRGQFDPTSKVTVGASFLSQTLALEDSTIVKFEIWDTAGQERYAALAPLYYRGAAAAIIAYDITNPESFKKAQYWVKELQKHGNSGIIMVLVGNKADLHESRSVASQDAQEYAEKNSMLFMETSAKTADNINQVFEEIAKRLPKPTTS
- the LOC124701448 gene encoding LOW QUALITY PROTEIN: cell division control protein 48 homolog D-like (The sequence of the model RefSeq protein was modified relative to this genomic sequence to represent the inferred CDS: inserted 1 base in 1 codon), giving the protein MATPTPQGEASSSDPKGAKKDYSTAILERKKSPNRLVVDEATNDDNSVVALHPDTMERLQLFRGDTVLLKGKKRKDTICIVLADDTCEEPKVRMNKTVRKNLRVRLGDVVSVHQCPDVKYGKRVHILPIDDTVEGITGNLFDAFLKPYFLEAYRPLRKGDLFLVRGGMRSVEFKVIETDPAEYCIVAPDTEIFCDGEPIKREDEERLDEVGYDDVGGVRKQMAQIRELVELPLRHPQLFKSIGVKPPKGILLFGPPGSGKTLIARAVANETGAFFFLINGPEIMSKLAGESESNLRKAFEEAEKNAPSIIFIDEIDSIAPKREKTNGEVERRIVSQLLTLMDGLKSRAHVIVMGATNRPNSIDPALRRFGRFDREIDIGVPDEVGRLEVLRIHTKNMKLAEDVELEHISRDTHGYVGADLAALCTEAALQCIREKMDIIDLDDETIDAEILNSMAVTNDHFKTALTTSNPSALRETVVEVPNVSWEDIGGLENVKRELQETVQYPVEHPEKFEKFGMSPSKGVLFYGPPGCGKTLLAKAIANECQANFISIKGPELLTMWFGESEANVREIFDKARXSAPCVLFFDELDSIATQRGSSVGDAGGAADRVLNQLLTEMDGMNAKKTVFIIGATNRPDIIDPALLRPGRLDQLIYIPLPDVESRLQIFKACLRKSPVAKDVDLDALAKYTQGFSGADITEICQRSCKYAIRENIEKDIERERRKKDNPEAMEEDETDEIAEIRAAHFEESMKYARRSVSDADIRKYQAFAQTLQQSRGFGSEFRFPDAPASGAAAAADPFASSAAAAEDDDLYS